The following proteins are encoded in a genomic region of Bacteroidota bacterium:
- a CDS encoding LytTR family DNA-binding domain-containing protein, producing the protein MKLKALVVDDESLARSLVKKYCIDSGIVEVTGEARNGMEALSLINELQPDVVFLDIQMPGISGLGLLELLDNPPFIIFVTAYDEFAVKAFEKNAVDYLMKPVEYERFIDAVNKLISRIAVKNINSDYAASLENLRKDTAPFISTISVKDKGDFVIIKVEDILFFEAMDDYVAIHTKNKKFLKKGTLRNLEEKLDGKVFSRIHRSIILNLSFLEKVLNDGNENYRVILKNGSELPVSRTGFKNLKTVIS; encoded by the coding sequence ATGAAATTAAAAGCTCTTGTTGTCGATGATGAATCCCTCGCAAGGTCGCTTGTCAAAAAATATTGCATCGACTCGGGGATTGTGGAAGTTACCGGTGAGGCTCGTAATGGTATGGAAGCCCTGTCTCTGATTAATGAATTGCAGCCGGATGTTGTTTTTCTCGACATCCAGATGCCCGGCATATCAGGACTCGGTCTGCTCGAACTGCTCGATAACCCCCCTTTTATCATCTTTGTAACCGCATACGATGAATTTGCCGTAAAAGCATTCGAGAAAAATGCCGTCGATTACCTCATGAAACCTGTTGAATACGAGAGGTTTATCGATGCTGTCAATAAACTGATTTCACGAATCGCCGTCAAAAACATAAATTCCGACTACGCTGCATCACTTGAAAATCTCAGGAAGGATACCGCTCCATTCATTTCCACCATTTCGGTGAAAGACAAAGGCGATTTCGTGATTATTAAGGTTGAGGACATCCTGTTTTTCGAGGCGATGGATGATTATGTCGCCATCCACACCAAAAATAAAAAATTCCTGAAAAAGGGGACACTTAGAAATCTGGAGGAGAAACTCGACGGGAAGGTTTTTTCGAGAATTCACAGATCGATTATTCTCAATCTGTCATTTCTCGAAAAAGTTTTAAACGACGGAAATGAGAACTACAGGGTAATTTTGAAGAATGGCAGTGAGCTCCCTGTCAGCCGTACCGGTTTCAAAAATCTGAAAACAGTTATCTCCTGA
- a CDS encoding 5'-nucleotidase C-terminal domain-containing protein: MKARTFLVVALLGGLFNFSFATDSLTILFVNDTHTNLAPQAPRNPDLSGKIGGIARAASVIGMTKMTETNVLTLHGGDAFIGDPFFSLFFGVPELQLMGALGLDAMVVGNHEFDLGPDNLFNIFATAFPQGAPFSIISSNVQFPHETNTGLDNYIKGYAIKEYGGLRVGIFGLTTPSANYFSQPGYVKIIESDSALAACAMTQITALKDAGCEIIICLSHLGLNIDKQLFAMVPGVDIVISSHDHLKLDAPVEIVNLFTGGKTYAFQADAFLRYVGKINVVVSQGSVQPPLFQLIPLDENIPEEPVTKAVIDTLISQLEQVYGPMFRTQVGVASGYFSEIDTNLTDTSTHHNTAVGNLVTTAFKWKTGADIAITVGGSTSQPIQAGPIVPADLFRCIGYGANPVNNLGFRLAKINISGANLWYAMENVVSMIATDDEFVPQTAGLSFGMNVQNPPGSRITSITVNGQPIDPSQSYNLVMNEFLLMAMQNLFMIPFDVDTLYSELTEFQALTEYVISQGVINPVSGNAMSEESTGDSFLPEKFRLLQNYPNPFNPSTTITYMLPVTSTVNLKVFNSIGEEVTELVNELQGAGEHKVTFDAKNLPSGIYIYRLSAGSFVQSKKMILVK; this comes from the coding sequence ATGAAAGCACGCACATTTTTAGTAGTTGCCCTCCTTGGAGGACTTTTTAATTTCTCATTCGCTACAGACAGCCTTACAATTCTGTTTGTTAATGATACCCATACGAACCTCGCCCCGCAGGCACCAAGAAATCCTGACTTGTCAGGCAAAATTGGCGGGATCGCCAGAGCTGCCTCTGTTATCGGGATGACAAAAATGACCGAAACAAATGTTCTTACGCTGCATGGTGGCGATGCCTTTATAGGTGACCCTTTCTTTTCACTGTTTTTTGGTGTACCGGAACTTCAGCTAATGGGAGCTTTAGGGTTGGATGCAATGGTGGTTGGTAACCACGAATTCGATCTCGGTCCCGATAACCTGTTTAATATTTTTGCAACTGCTTTTCCACAGGGGGCACCATTTTCAATCATCTCAAGTAATGTTCAATTCCCCCATGAGACCAACACAGGATTGGATAACTATATAAAAGGCTATGCCATAAAGGAATATGGCGGATTAAGAGTCGGGATCTTCGGACTGACTACGCCAAGTGCAAACTACTTTTCTCAACCCGGTTATGTCAAAATTATTGAATCCGACTCGGCGCTGGCTGCCTGTGCGATGACTCAGATTACGGCATTAAAAGATGCGGGCTGCGAAATTATCATCTGCCTCTCACATCTTGGACTTAATATCGACAAACAACTGTTTGCGATGGTACCCGGTGTCGATATTGTTATCTCGAGTCACGACCACCTTAAACTTGATGCACCAGTGGAGATTGTGAATCTTTTTACCGGCGGCAAGACCTACGCATTCCAGGCAGATGCCTTCCTGCGTTATGTTGGAAAAATCAATGTGGTTGTCAGTCAGGGATCGGTTCAACCTCCACTTTTTCAGTTGATTCCACTGGATGAGAATATACCGGAAGAACCGGTAACCAAGGCAGTAATCGATACTCTTATTTCTCAACTGGAACAGGTTTACGGGCCCATGTTCAGAACCCAGGTTGGTGTGGCTTCCGGATATTTTAGTGAAATTGATACTAATCTGACCGATACTTCAACCCACCATAATACAGCCGTCGGTAATCTTGTGACCACTGCCTTTAAATGGAAAACAGGAGCTGATATCGCAATTACTGTTGGTGGTTCCACTTCGCAACCGATTCAGGCAGGACCCATCGTTCCCGCAGACCTTTTCAGATGCATAGGATACGGCGCCAACCCCGTCAATAATCTTGGGTTCAGGCTTGCAAAAATCAATATCTCAGGTGCGAATCTTTGGTACGCGATGGAGAATGTTGTCAGCATGATAGCAACCGACGATGAGTTTGTACCTCAAACCGCAGGACTGTCGTTCGGAATGAATGTACAAAATCCTCCGGGATCCAGAATTACATCGATTACGGTTAACGGACAACCAATCGATCCATCTCAGTCATATAACCTGGTCATGAATGAGTTCCTCTTAATGGCAATGCAGAATTTATTCATGATACCTTTTGATGTTGATACACTTTATTCTGAACTGACAGAATTTCAGGCTTTGACCGAATATGTAATATCCCAGGGGGTAATTAATCCCGTGTCGGGTAACGCGATGAGCGAGGAATCAACGGGTGACAGTTTCCTCCCTGAGAAATTTAGACTCCTGCAAAACTACCCGAACCCTTTCAATCCCTCGACCACTATTACATATATGCTCCCTGTAACCTCAACTGTGAACCTGAAAGTATTTAACTCTATCGGAGAAGAGGTAACGGAACTGGTAAACGAGTTACAGGGTGCAGGTGAGCACAAGGTCACCTTTGACGCCAAAAACCTTCCGAGTGGAATTTACATCTACAGATTGTCTGCGGGATCTTTTGTCCAATCTAAAAAAATGATTTTGGTGAAGTAG
- a CDS encoding histidine kinase, with amino-acid sequence MTKKALNIIILLITLAAVSTLYLHYTTGITVLQAITDSVISTMLLTGFSGGLLQLCRFVKFELDGLIKFIVIHLIAGIIVSVFWVIASKLIIFNLLISDAAYQSFFQKNFITRFFIGLILYFTFTAFIYLIQAYFKNIENIKNQEALKTKLLESELNMMKLQINPHFIFNSLNSISALTHIDPKLSVVMTEKLAGFIRLALASHDRELIPLHEEIENIKRYLDIEQVRFDDKMIVKISTSKDSEMVPVPSYILVPVLENAIKHGVQPSTVPVEIDINAELIDEMLKIEIRNGLDGVQAAKKTGLGVGLQNVRDRIRLHFRDNGSFTVLKKENSYTATILIPVENR; translated from the coding sequence TTGACAAAAAAAGCCCTGAATATTATAATACTGCTGATCACACTCGCTGCAGTCTCCACCCTTTACCTCCATTATACAACCGGAATTACTGTCCTTCAGGCAATAACCGATTCCGTTATCTCGACAATGCTTCTGACCGGTTTTTCAGGCGGACTGCTGCAACTCTGTCGATTCGTGAAATTTGAACTCGACGGGCTTATAAAATTTATCGTGATTCACCTGATTGCCGGTATAATCGTCTCCGTTTTCTGGGTGATTGCTTCCAAACTGATTATTTTCAACCTTCTGATCAGTGATGCCGCTTATCAGTCTTTCTTCCAGAAGAATTTTATCACCCGCTTCTTTATTGGACTGATCCTCTACTTTACTTTCACTGCTTTCATCTATCTTATTCAGGCTTACTTCAAAAATATTGAAAACATCAAAAATCAGGAAGCACTGAAAACTAAACTTCTCGAATCCGAATTGAACATGATGAAGCTCCAGATCAACCCCCACTTCATTTTCAACAGCCTGAACTCGATCTCGGCTCTGACACACATCGATCCCAAACTTTCGGTGGTGATGACGGAAAAACTCGCCGGATTTATCAGACTTGCTCTCGCATCACACGACAGGGAACTGATACCACTTCATGAGGAAATCGAAAATATTAAGCGCTACCTCGACATCGAACAGGTCAGGTTTGATGATAAAATGATAGTTAAAATATCGACTTCAAAAGATTCTGAAATGGTGCCGGTCCCCTCTTATATTCTCGTGCCGGTTCTTGAAAACGCCATCAAACATGGTGTTCAACCTTCAACTGTTCCGGTTGAGATAGATATAAATGCTGAATTAATCGATGAAATGTTAAAAATTGAGATCCGAAACGGACTTGACGGTGTCCAGGCTGCAAAAAAAACCGGATTGGGTGTAGGGCTGCAAAATGTACGGGACAGAATCAGACTCCACTTCCGGGATAACGGCTCATTCACAGTCTTGAAAAAAGAAAATTCATATACAGCTACAATTCTGATTCCCGTGGAGAACAGATGA
- a CDS encoding response regulator transcription factor codes for MKKILLIEDDPAISLSLTDILESEHYEISTARDGKEGLSMAIKRDCDLILLDQMLPTMNGIEVCRELRAKNSDIPVIMLTSKNDEVTKVLAFDIGADDYITKPFSINDLLARIKAVLRRTGNRSPQIQSNHSDDLILNDKEMTLSKHGAVFPLSPIEYKLIKFFFEHPNEIFSRNKLLDEVWGYDSFPTTRTIDNFILSLRKKFEDDPSNPKHFVTIHSAGYKFVP; via the coding sequence ATGAAGAAAATTCTCCTGATTGAAGATGACCCCGCGATCAGCCTTAGCCTGACCGACATACTTGAATCTGAACATTATGAAATTTCAACGGCAAGAGATGGCAAAGAAGGTTTGAGTATGGCGATTAAAAGAGACTGTGATCTGATTCTGCTCGATCAGATGCTCCCGACAATGAACGGTATCGAAGTTTGCAGAGAGCTCCGTGCGAAAAATTCCGACATCCCCGTTATAATGCTCACCAGTAAAAATGACGAGGTCACCAAAGTACTGGCATTCGATATTGGAGCCGATGACTACATCACCAAACCTTTTAGTATCAATGATCTTCTTGCAAGAATTAAAGCAGTTTTAAGAAGGACAGGAAACAGATCCCCGCAAATCCAATCCAATCATTCAGACGACCTGATATTGAATGACAAAGAGATGACTTTGAGCAAACACGGTGCGGTTTTCCCCCTCTCACCCATCGAGTATAAACTTATAAAATTCTTCTTCGAACACCCTAACGAGATTTTCTCCCGCAACAAACTGCTGGATGAAGTTTGGGGTTACGACAGTTTTCCGACCACCCGGACAATTGACAATTTTATTCTTTCCCTAAGAAAAAAGTTCGAGGACGACCCCTCAAATCCAAAACACTTTGTTACGATCCACTCCGCCGGCTATAAATTTGTCCCGTAA
- a CDS encoding cell wall-active antibiotics response protein, whose amino-acid sequence MAKVQSQTARVFIGVGLIVLGILYFLKEVDIISYRINDILFSLPTIVLVIGIILFVNSRRKSLSWLLMGLGSAGIVIKSFNLDYSDFIVPVMLLALGFYIIYRHVEKQREAELGGGTDDYKKQYTSEYDVIEEVSVFGGSKRIINSKNFRGGNITIIFGGSELFMRDCELSDGENVLDLFVIFGGCDLTVPSNWNVKIDVVSLFGGFSSKKYNYSKMDDVDENKTLIIKGLVLFGGGEMKVF is encoded by the coding sequence ATGGCTAAAGTTCAATCACAAACAGCCCGGGTTTTTATCGGTGTCGGGCTCATAGTGCTCGGTATCCTCTACTTCCTCAAAGAGGTGGATATCATAAGCTACCGAATCAACGATATCCTCTTTTCACTTCCGACCATCGTTCTGGTCATCGGAATTATTCTCTTCGTGAACTCACGCAGAAAATCACTTTCATGGCTCCTGATGGGTCTCGGTTCCGCAGGTATAGTGATCAAAAGTTTCAATCTTGACTACTCGGATTTTATCGTCCCGGTCATGCTGCTCGCTCTCGGCTTCTACATAATCTACCGGCATGTCGAGAAACAAAGGGAAGCTGAACTCGGTGGCGGCACTGATGACTACAAAAAACAGTATACCTCGGAATATGATGTTATAGAGGAGGTATCGGTCTTCGGCGGAAGCAAAAGGATAATCAACAGCAAAAACTTCCGGGGCGGAAATATAACAATTATTTTTGGCGGCTCCGAGTTATTTATGCGTGACTGTGAACTCTCCGACGGCGAAAATGTCCTCGATCTCTTTGTCATATTTGGCGGATGCGACCTTACAGTGCCAAGTAACTGGAATGTAAAAATTGATGTCGTTTCACTTTTTGGTGGTTTCTCCAGCAAAAAATATAACTATTCGAAAATGGACGATGTTGATGAGAACAAAACCCTCATCATCAAGGGACTTGTCCTTTTCGGTGGTGGAGAAATGAAAGTTTTCTAA
- a CDS encoding lipoprotein, which yields MKKFLFTTTCTLVLSG from the coding sequence ATGAAAAAATTTTTATTCACCACCACTTGCACCCTGGTCTTAAGCGGCTGA
- a CDS encoding HAMP domain-containing histidine kinase, giving the protein MVVQFRNLLESAITVKEIGICLGDFIVKNIPYKFFAISLLQENSSPRLLYQNSDSQFTFPENVRLEEKIYARRDALEQGINFEDISPLPFGDEVKVIINENAHTANFHAVVLLGEKKSEFKTSRDDIDFIETLAKSAIDAIEAASLKESLIRKELEAEKLAELNEQKSLFVSSVSHDLKTPLTSINLLAQQMRRKKNIPEDKVNHYLDVITGETERLTRLIDNVLHFSQMERGVKQFVMAPLILNDSLQNSLDLMKYQIKSEGFKLNTSISERKIRINGNHDALVECLINLFSNALKFGKPNNLIDVSLVSSGSEACITVRDFGIGMEEGEIKEIFNPFYRTGVSTAKKIPGTGLGLTIVKNIVDAHQGKIEVTSKPGEGTIIKLFFKECYEENSPD; this is encoded by the coding sequence ATGGTGGTGCAATTCCGTAATCTCCTGGAATCGGCAATCACGGTCAAGGAGATCGGAATTTGTCTTGGGGATTTTATCGTGAAGAACATCCCTTATAAATTTTTTGCGATTTCGTTGCTGCAGGAAAACTCCTCCCCGCGCCTGCTCTATCAAAATAGTGACTCCCAATTCACATTTCCCGAAAATGTGCGACTTGAAGAAAAAATCTATGCCCGCAGGGATGCTTTGGAACAGGGCATTAACTTCGAAGATATAAGTCCGCTGCCGTTTGGTGATGAAGTAAAAGTGATCATTAATGAAAATGCGCACACTGCAAACTTTCATGCTGTCGTGTTGCTCGGGGAGAAAAAATCGGAATTTAAAACTTCGAGGGATGACATCGATTTTATAGAAACACTCGCAAAGTCAGCAATCGATGCCATCGAAGCTGCATCCCTGAAGGAATCTTTGATCAGAAAAGAGCTTGAAGCCGAGAAACTCGCCGAACTTAACGAACAAAAATCCCTTTTTGTCTCCTCTGTCTCCCATGATCTGAAGACCCCTCTGACCTCCATCAATCTCCTTGCCCAACAAATGAGAAGGAAGAAAAACATCCCTGAGGATAAGGTAAACCATTATCTCGATGTTATTACCGGAGAAACCGAACGGCTTACCAGACTGATTGACAATGTGCTCCATTTTTCTCAAATGGAAAGGGGTGTTAAACAGTTTGTAATGGCACCTCTGATACTTAATGATTCATTACAAAACTCTCTCGACTTGATGAAGTATCAGATAAAAAGTGAAGGGTTTAAGTTAAATACTTCGATTTCCGAAAGGAAAATCAGGATTAACGGAAACCATGATGCCCTGGTGGAGTGTCTGATTAATCTATTTTCGAATGCATTGAAGTTTGGGAAACCCAATAATTTGATTGATGTATCACTGGTTTCATCAGGCAGCGAAGCTTGTATAACTGTCAGGGATTTCGGCATCGGGATGGAAGAAGGTGAAATAAAAGAAATTTTTAATCCTTTTTACCGGACGGGCGTCTCAACAGCAAAAAAAATCCCCGGGACAGGGCTTGGACTAACAATCGTGAAAAATATCGTCGATGCTCATCAGGGAAAAATCGAAGTGACAAGCAAGCCCGGCGAAGGAACAATTATTAAACTGTTTTTTAAGGAATGTTATGAAGAAAATTCTCCTGATTGA
- a CDS encoding vitamin B12-dependent ribonucleotide reductase yields the protein MKISRLFTKNETDVQNLIEYVPRNSEIRNPDGKMIFSMQNILVPSTWSQVAVDILAQKYFRKAGVPKLLRKVEDAGVPEWLLPSEPDTDNLAKLPQNERFTSESDSRQVFHRLAGNWTYWAWKAGYFKTEEDAKTYYDEMFYMLATQMAAPNSPQWFNTGLNWAYGITGPSQGHFYVDYQTGQLVSSDDAYTHPQPHACFIQSISDDLVNDGGIMDLWVREARLFKYGSGTGTNFSQIRGSEEPLSGGGRSSGLMSFLKIGDRSAGAIKSGGTTRRAAKMVCLDLDHPDIEEFVNWKVIEEQKVASLVTGSKLNNLHLNNIMKACYAEHPENDRFNPKLNIKLQRAVIEAKKALIPNNYIERVIQLAKLGYKSIEFPIYDTDWNSEAYTTVSGQNSNNSIRVTNEFMTSVLEDGPWNLYWRVEKKKAKKENRKPKPSKVLKARELWEDISFAAWNCADPGLQFHTTINEWHTCPEDGEINASNPCSEYMFLDDTACNLASLNLLRFYNPETNKFNIKAYRHAARLWTITLETSVLMAQFPSKEIAQLSYEFRTLGLGYANLGALLMQQGIPYDSEEAVAITGALTAIMHFSAYATSAEMAKGFGPFVKYEKNKDHMLRVMRNHRRAAYNVPVEEYEGLTIKPMGIDPTKCPSDLLEAAREDADRALDLGTKHGFRNAQVTVIAPTGTIGMLMDCDTTGVEPDFALVKFKKLAGGGYFKIINQSVPPALKKLGYNEHQIDEIIKYAVGAGSLTGCPYINAESLKSKGFTDETISIIEKQMPSVFDISFAFNKYTLGVDFLKKLGVTEEEMDSMDFNLLRKLGFSRQEISSANDYICGTMTVEGAPYLKFEHYPVFDTANKCGKKGTRFLKAMAHIKMMAAAQPFISGAISKTINLPYHSTVDDVKDAYMQSWNLCLKANALYRDGSKLSQPLNSLIDDDFQEIYESHEENNIVKVAERIIHRYIAKRRRLPDRRKGYTQKAKINGQSLYIRTGEYDNGQIGEIFIDMHREGATVRSLLNSFAIAISLGLQHGVPLEEFVDAFVFTRFEPSGVVTGNQRIKFSTSVIDYIFRELAVTYLNRYDLAHVSADDLLSSTKVSKANEDFESEELVSESIYELEPRDSPGYSSKLATSETKDTTSKFLNKQSTAIKHQVQRAIEKGYTGDICTECNSMTMVRNGTCLKCMTCGSTSGCS from the coding sequence ATGAAGATTTCACGACTGTTTACCAAAAATGAAACAGATGTACAAAATTTAATTGAATATGTACCACGCAATTCGGAAATACGCAATCCTGACGGGAAAATGATATTTTCGATGCAGAACATACTGGTGCCTTCAACCTGGTCGCAGGTTGCTGTTGACATTCTCGCACAGAAGTATTTTAGAAAAGCCGGAGTGCCGAAACTGCTCAGGAAAGTTGAGGATGCCGGGGTTCCTGAATGGTTGTTGCCATCAGAACCTGATACTGATAATCTTGCGAAATTGCCCCAAAATGAAAGATTTACATCTGAATCAGACAGTCGTCAGGTATTTCACAGACTTGCAGGAAACTGGACTTACTGGGCATGGAAAGCCGGCTACTTTAAGACAGAAGAGGACGCAAAGACCTACTACGACGAGATGTTCTACATGCTCGCAACCCAGATGGCTGCACCCAATTCACCACAATGGTTCAATACCGGATTAAACTGGGCTTACGGAATTACAGGACCCTCACAGGGACACTTCTATGTGGATTATCAGACCGGTCAGCTTGTTTCCTCCGATGATGCATATACTCATCCGCAACCGCACGCATGCTTCATACAGTCCATCAGTGACGATCTTGTAAACGATGGCGGAATCATGGACTTATGGGTTCGTGAAGCCCGTCTGTTCAAATACGGATCGGGAACCGGCACAAATTTCAGTCAGATTCGCGGATCAGAAGAACCACTCAGCGGAGGCGGCAGGTCTTCAGGTCTGATGTCGTTTCTGAAGATAGGTGACAGGTCGGCGGGAGCGATAAAATCAGGCGGTACCACCCGCAGAGCTGCCAAGATGGTGTGTCTCGATCTCGATCACCCTGACATCGAAGAATTTGTAAACTGGAAGGTTATCGAAGAGCAAAAAGTTGCATCGCTGGTTACCGGTTCAAAGCTGAACAACCTTCACCTCAACAACATAATGAAAGCCTGCTACGCAGAGCATCCTGAGAATGACAGATTTAATCCGAAATTAAACATTAAGTTGCAGAGAGCTGTAATTGAGGCTAAAAAGGCTCTTATTCCGAATAATTATATTGAGAGAGTGATACAACTCGCTAAGCTCGGTTACAAATCGATAGAATTCCCGATTTACGATACCGACTGGAATTCGGAAGCCTACACAACCGTTTCAGGACAGAATTCGAACAACTCAATCAGAGTAACCAACGAATTCATGACTTCCGTTCTTGAAGACGGTCCATGGAACCTCTACTGGAGAGTTGAGAAAAAGAAAGCCAAAAAGGAAAACAGGAAACCAAAGCCGTCAAAAGTGCTTAAAGCCAGAGAGCTGTGGGAAGACATTTCGTTTGCTGCATGGAACTGTGCCGATCCGGGTTTGCAATTCCACACAACAATTAACGAATGGCACACCTGTCCCGAGGATGGAGAGATAAACGCTTCCAATCCCTGCAGTGAGTATATGTTTCTCGATGACACAGCATGTAACCTGGCGTCATTGAACCTGTTGAGATTTTACAATCCTGAAACAAATAAATTTAACATAAAAGCATACAGACATGCTGCCCGTTTGTGGACAATCACGCTTGAAACAAGTGTGTTGATGGCGCAATTTCCGAGCAAGGAAATAGCTCAGCTTAGTTACGAGTTTAGAACACTGGGACTTGGTTACGCCAATCTCGGAGCGCTGTTAATGCAGCAGGGTATCCCTTACGACAGTGAGGAAGCTGTCGCCATTACTGGTGCCTTGACTGCAATTATGCATTTCAGCGCCTATGCCACCAGTGCTGAAATGGCAAAGGGATTTGGTCCATTTGTAAAATATGAGAAGAACAAGGATCACATGCTCCGGGTGATGAGAAATCATCGCCGTGCCGCCTACAATGTACCTGTCGAGGAATATGAAGGATTGACAATAAAACCGATGGGAATCGACCCGACGAAGTGCCCTTCCGATCTTCTTGAAGCTGCTAGAGAGGATGCTGACCGTGCCCTTGACCTCGGTACAAAACATGGTTTCAGAAATGCTCAGGTTACAGTAATAGCTCCAACAGGTACTATCGGAATGTTGATGGACTGTGATACAACGGGCGTTGAACCTGATTTTGCATTAGTGAAATTCAAAAAACTCGCCGGCGGCGGATACTTTAAGATTATCAACCAGTCGGTACCCCCGGCACTCAAGAAACTTGGCTACAACGAGCATCAAATCGATGAGATCATCAAGTATGCAGTCGGTGCAGGATCTCTGACAGGATGTCCTTATATCAATGCAGAATCGCTGAAATCGAAAGGATTCACCGATGAGACCATCTCGATTATCGAGAAACAGATGCCGTCGGTCTTTGACATTTCCTTTGCATTCAACAAATACACCCTGGGTGTTGATTTCCTGAAGAAGCTTGGAGTGACCGAAGAGGAGATGGATTCTATGGATTTCAATCTTCTGCGGAAACTTGGTTTTTCAAGACAGGAAATCTCATCCGCAAACGATTACATCTGCGGTACGATGACCGTTGAGGGTGCTCCCTATCTGAAATTCGAACACTATCCCGTTTTCGACACCGCGAACAAATGCGGCAAAAAAGGAACGAGATTCCTGAAAGCGATGGCACACATCAAAATGATGGCTGCGGCTCAACCGTTCATCTCGGGTGCCATTTCAAAAACCATCAATCTGCCTTACCACTCGACAGTTGATGATGTGAAAGATGCCTATATGCAATCGTGGAACCTCTGTTTGAAGGCAAATGCTCTCTACAGAGACGGATCGAAGCTTTCACAGCCGCTCAATTCACTTATTGACGATGACTTCCAGGAAATTTACGAATCTCACGAAGAAAACAACATCGTAAAGGTCGCTGAACGAATTATTCACCGTTACATCGCAAAAAGAAGAAGACTTCCCGATCGCAGAAAAGGATACACCCAAAAGGCAAAGATTAACGGGCAATCGCTCTATATCAGAACGGGTGAGTATGACAACGGACAGATTGGAGAGATATTTATAGATATGCACCGTGAGGGAGCCACTGTAAGAAGCCTCCTGAACAGTTTCGCCATAGCAATTTCACTTGGCTTGCAACATGGTGTACCCCTCGAAGAGTTTGTGGATGCCTTTGTTTTCACAAGATTCGAACCATCAGGAGTTGTCACAGGAAACCAGAGGATCAAGTTCTCAACCTCGGTGATTGATTACATCTTCCGTGAACTGGCAGTTACTTATCTGAACAGATATGATCTTGCACATGTCAGTGCAGATGATCTCCTTTCATCAACCAAGGTAAGCAAGGCTAACGAGGATTTTGAGAGTGAGGAACTTGTCAGCGAGAGCATTTATGAGCTCGAACCAAGGGATTCCCCCGGCTACAGTTCAAAACTTGCAACCTCAGAAACGAAGGACACTACTTCAAAATTTCTGAACAAACAGTCGACAGCCATTAAGCATCAGGTTCAAAGAGCCATTGAAAAAGGTTATACCGGGGACATTTGCACCGAATGTAACAGCATGACTATGGTAAGAAACGGAACCTGTCTGAAGTGCATGACCTGCGGATCAACAAGCGGATGCAGCTAA